TTCAGATCATCAACAAGCAGGATCCAAACTGGTGGCAAGGCAGAGTGGAGAGCAATGCTGCTGACTTCGCTGGACTGATACCCTCCCCAGAGCTCCAAGAATGGTAAACAGCTCTGTCGCACTGTCTGATGATTAATCCCGAAGTACTTAACATCACATGCCAGAGACCTCAGAACTGTGCAAACCGTTCCCAGCTTAACCcaaatctctctctctactgCAGGAGGGTGGCAAGTAAAAGCAAGGCCAGAGAAGGCAGTCAATCCTGCAGCCcatttggaaagaaaaagaagtgcaAAGACAAGTACCTGGCTAAACACAGCTCTAGTGAGTGTATCAGTGGAATAGCATTTCCTGCACTTTCTcttaattgttttatttctaaatgGTTTCctcttaataaaaataaaataaaatctctttTCTTGCAGTTTTTGACCAGCTGGATGTGATTTCCTATGAGGAGGTTGTGCAACTCCCTgcttttaaaaggaaaacactTGTGCTCATTGGTAAACGTTGTAGTTCAGTTACATTATTTTACTACTGGTATCAAATTCTTAAAAGTATGATTAGACCTTTCTTATCATCCATACTGATACACGTGTGTAAAAAGTCattggaaataaaataaaaatctgctcTTTTCAGGTGCACCTGGTGTAGGAAGGAGCCATATCAAAAATGCACTCTTGACCAGATATCCAGAGAAATTTTCCTACCCTGCACCACGTGAGTAGACCCACactcttcatctttttctttctcgAGTGTCCTTCAGCTAAATCTTTCAGTTTTGGTTCTATGCAGACACCACCAGACCCCAGCGTAAGGATGAGGAAAATGGACAGGAATATTATTTCATCTCCAATGAAGCCATGACCAAGTCCATCTCTGGGAATGAACTACTGGAGTATGGCAGCTTCCAGGGATATATGTTTGGCACCAAAATTGAGACCATCCAGAAGATCCATGAGCAGGGAAAAATTGCTTTGCTGGATATAGAACCACAGGTTGGCACTTACAGGTTTTTCTGGAAACACAATGCagaatgaaacattttaattgaAAGAATAGATTCACAAATTttaaagtctgtcttaaaacaacacCCAGATGCCCATACTTATTAGCAATATTCtccctaatttttcatgtgtctgagcatacacacaaactccctgagaattccttggaccactgtgagcaacatcagatgtacacactgtcgcacactgtaattttatgcgctacatagttttgctgtgcgcagagaaagcgggagcagtgcgtgattgcgcaggcgcgcagcttagagggaacattgctcATTAGTTTTCTAAACCGCATCTGAAAAGCATTGTCTTTTCAGATGCTTTAAACCTGCTcctttaatgtatttaataaaTCTAACACTAATTCttatcttttcctctttttataaAATTTCAATGCAGACCCTGAAAGTCTTGCGGACTGCTGATTTTGCACCTCTTGTGGTGTTCATTGCTCCGACCAACACAGCTCCACAGGTGCTATATTTTTATCTGAATATCCTCAAATATCCTGaaacaccaaactccattaGCTTACAGCTGCTAATCCTCTGTGTCTTGTCTCCCAGACGGAAAACCTGCAGATGATCCAGAAAGAGTCGGACGCCATTCAGACCACATACGGACACTTCTTTGACGTGGTCCTCGTCAACAACGACGTAGATGAGAGTGTGAAAGGTGTGGAGGAGGCCATGGAGCGTGCCACCTCCACCCCACAGTGGGTGCCTGTGTCATGGGTGTACTGACACACCAGATTGACACCTTTATGTTTGTTGAAAAGCAGTGCAATATCACTCCCTACACGAAACCTCCTGGTTAGTGATGTCCCAGGTGTGTATGGGTTTACTTTTTGGTTAATGTTAATTGTCagtgacaatttttttttttttttttgcacaaatgCATCCAAAAAAAATAAGCAATATGTAGAAAGGTTTATTTTAGAAAGTTGAGGACTTCACCagggatgtttttctgtttgtttagacGTGTGTGCTTCAGGTTTTTGAGGGATTAAGGGATAGTTTCAGTGCCGCACACCTTTGTGATTGTTGGAATGTGACTAAATGCAAAATAGGACCACAACTGTGAAATGCTCACTTTGAAATAACAGGATTCTATCATGTTAAACATTGATTCTGCATTCattgcctttttttctgttctcatgAGATCGCCCCATGAAATTGAGATTCTGAaatcatttgttcatttgtatGTGTAACTCCATAGAGTGACCGCCTCACTTGTCTTATCAAAGTTGTATACCTCATGGGATACTGTAAAGGCacttttaaacagaaaataaatttccCTGCTCTGTTGCATCTGCCTCTCTGACTGCGTTTCATCTGGAAACCTGTTCTTCAAAGCCCTCAGGGAAAACTGTGGCAGTTTTATGTCAGCTCACAAAAATTCCTTCCATGAGGTCCacttaaaacaggaaaacatatGGCAGTGTCATCAGGAGacttcactgaaaaataaaggtTGATATTTATACTCTTTCATAGTTTTAAGTAATATTTTGCCAGTTTGTCAAGACTAGACTTTATTTTATGTTTGCTCCTTATGTGGTTCATCATGTCTGCGCAGAACAGTCTgtactctccctctctctgctaaCATTTTAGACTTGTGGGGGCAGGTGGTTCATGTCTGCCTCAATTTTTCAGGCAAAGTCATGGCTCAAAGCTTTGATCAATTATAGATCTGAGCTGTATAATACAAGCCATGTACCTGTATCTCCCATATTGCAATTCTTCCCTCATCCACAGTGTGAGGGAAATAGTTACAGGTTATACATGACAATAGATTTGTTCACAGCTCGCATCCAGATGAGCACTGCTCACTTGCAGTGTTGGAGTGATATACTTAATTATCTAAAAACATGTCATTCTATGTGAAAAAGATTGCTTTTATGTTCTGTTCTGTCCATCAAGCTGAAAGTAAGCAAATGCAAGGTGTTGCAAACATCTAGATAATTCAATTAGTATTCATTTGTTAGATTTAATATGAGGAAGTAACAAAATAAGATGATAATTTAGTGGTAAAAAATAGAATTGGCTCATGTAGAAATGGAAGCAAAAATATACACCTATACAATTTAGGTGTTAGGTCTCAAAACATCTGTACATCTGAAGTTTTATTTCTATAGATATGCACTTTGAATGAAAAAGACTGAGTTGAGatggcataaaaacaaaagaaataagaTAATTTTCTTCGAGGGAtttggagaaacagaaaaagcacaACGTGTATATACATGCAATATATTctgaaaacaaataatttgTACAACATGCTTCTCATTATCACTGAGATAATAATGGACAGAAGGGCTGCCACAGAGGCAGCATCCACCCAGATTTTTAGGGATGTTGGCAATGAAACAAAGCTGTCTTATGGTGCCACCAAGTGGTTGTGTCTGCATAAAGTGTACATCTGACAGTTTCAGTTCTGTGGCAAAATGATTCACACTACCTCATCCAGGGTAAATAATTGCAGTATGGTGTTTATATAGCCTATCAACACACAAGGGATTAAATAAGGTGAAAGTGGACAAACAGCAGTATATATTATTAGCAGCCAAATAGATGCTGGAGAAATCAGGCTCCATTATATCAGAAGTTTGTAATAATTTGTCTAATTTAACATTAATGTTACATACTGATCTATCAAggaacattaaacattaaatgttaattaaatcTGCTGGTTatttcattagaaaatgtaattaaatgctTCTGGTTATAAGTTTCTGTGTGCAGTTCAGTACTGCCTCTTTAAAGGCCTAATCTGTTCAATCCAATCATctcaataataaacaaattTCAGGCATATGTGTATAACTGGAGTTGCTAATGTAGCAAAGCCTCCTTTAATAATCTCACATTCAACCTGATATGGGTCCTAGTCAAATTTGTTAGATGTAAAAGGCTCTGAAAAGCCTGTGATTCATCTATTCAAACAACACTGCTCTAGAAATCCTGAGGCTGCCCAAGTTTAGACAGACTACtgagtgaacacacactgttgttgttttgaccACATAAagcaaactttgtttttaaagccaCAGAATATATACAATGTAaaattattcttatttattaGATGAGCATTGGGTATATTTATAGTTAAGCAACATATAACATACATACCATATAACATACAACCATATACTGTTGTTATGGATGTCAATACAAAGAATAAAAGGAGATTGCAAATTGAGGTGTCAAGTGGGAAGTTAGCTTCAGTACATTTGATATGTACAAcctatattaatatattaaccTGTTTATGGATTCTCTTGTGCTGTTTTGCTATGCTATGTATACTTATTTCTTTCTGCAGACATGATGGTGAAGCTTTTTTCACATGGAACTGGGGCAAATGTAAAAACTGCTGAGACCTATTTAAGTACAGATTATTAATTAGTAAGTAGCCTTTGTTCCACTCGTTCATACAGTAATTCAACAAACCCTATCCTACCTCTTAAAAATGCTGTCTTCTTTTACATCTCTCCTTCTGGCAATGTCTCTGATGATATTAAATTCTGTTGATGGTAAAGTGGAAACTTATATGGTATTATTTTGGAATATTGTTATAGGCTGGCTTGTTTATGACATCCAATACTGACTGGATAAAACAATTCCCATTATCAAAAAATCAGTCATTATTCACTCATCATAACTTATATAAATTCACTTAAAAGAAATGCTACAAAAACTAGAACAAAAAGTTAGTAACTATATGAAATGATCTAGTTTATATCCATCCTCAATTAATTGCTGgtgagtttttgtttcattttgcttGGTAAACCCCCACCACAGCATACAGGAAGGGTTTTCAGGGCCGTGCGGGCCAAATTTGAGAAGATAGGCTTTAAAAGACCTTGTCCCTACATTAATTATGTCAGACTTGTTTATAATTTATTGTGCCTTATCAAATATAATGCTGATTAATAACAGTCTGAAACAGTAGTAAAATCGTGTTCCTCAGACAAAAGGTTGGTAAGTTGCTTTCAGGTGGGTTTACTCTTCACTACATCCTTACCCATATTTACTATGAACCAGGCACCTACTGCGAAGCTCGCCACACCCCCTTTCGAGGAACGCCATTTTGTTGACATACAGACTTGCAATCAAAATAAGCTCCTTTAGAGGGGCTTTAAACCCAAGCATGAAC
The DNA window shown above is from Lates calcarifer isolate ASB-BC8 linkage group LG20, TLL_Latcal_v3, whole genome shotgun sequence and carries:
- the mpp1 gene encoding 55 kDa erythrocyte membrane protein gives rise to the protein MTLKSNKNEPAVILESVSSVRTALSDLYLEQLLQNKPKSDKAAMQTYENKGAEVYTNGSAGHMNGTELTRMKEVAFEKNPSEPMGVTLKLNDKQRCTVARILHGGMIHRQGSLHEGDEIAEINGKSVTNQSVDQLQKILRETNGVVTMKIIPNLQSRSRACEMYMRAQFDYDPTKDDLIPCKEAGLKFQTGDIIQIINKQDPNWWQGRVESNAADFAGLIPSPELQEWRVASKSKAREGSQSCSPFGKKKKCKDKYLAKHSSIFDQLDVISYEEVVQLPAFKRKTLVLIGAPGVGRSHIKNALLTRYPEKFSYPAPHTTRPQRKDEENGQEYYFISNEAMTKSISGNELLEYGSFQGYMFGTKIETIQKIHEQGKIALLDIEPQTLKVLRTADFAPLVVFIAPTNTAPQTENLQMIQKESDAIQTTYGHFFDVVLVNNDVDESVKGVEEAMERATSTPQWVPVSWVY